AAAGGTCCGACGTGCCTGAAGGTCAGTTGCCGTCGAACTCCTTAAGCGTCTGGTTCAGTTCCTTCTGCATCCGAAGCGTCACATCGTCGAGCAGCGCCTTCGGGTCGCGGTGGCCGTGGAGCGCGTAGTCTTCGGCGCGAGCGATCTCCGAGGCGTACCTCGGCCAGATCGGCACCGGAGGCGGTCCGAACGCGTTCTCACCGCCGGCGAGCGTCATGGCGAAGCTGTAGAGCGGATCGTTGGCGAACTCCGGCTCGGCGGCTACCGACTTGAGCGGCGCCATGTTAGAAATGTCGAGACAGAACTCCTTGACGGCATCGTGGCCGCAGATGTACTGCAGGAATTCCCAAGCCTCCCTCTTGTGCTTGCACGCCGACGGGATCACGAAGACGCTTCCGCCGACGGTGCACGCGTTCTTCCTGCCCCCCGGGGGCGCCGGGGCGGGGAACCATCCCCACTCCAAGTCGGGCGCGTACCGCCGGATGTGGGTGCGCGCCCATTCGCCCGCCGGCCACATTGATGTCTTGCCCACGAAGAACGGTCCGCTCACCGTGCTTCGGTTGCCGAACGTCTGCTCGAAGGTCTCCATCTTTGTGATATCATACTTCTCCGCGTACGACATCATCCATCTGAGCGCCTCTACGTTCTTCGGGTGGTTCGCGGTGATCCTGCCGGTCTTCTCATCGTACCACTGCCCGCCGAAGACGTAGGCCCACCAGACCAGACCGGTCGGGCGCAGGCCGTACCGCGTGAAGTTGCCCTTATTGTCGTAGAGCGTCGTCTTCTCGGCGGCGTGGTCGAGTTCCGGGATGGTATCCGGCGGGTCATCGGGATCGAGGCCGCACTCGCGGAAGATGCTCTTGTTGTAGGCGATGAAATGGGCGTTCGTCGTGGCGACGAGGCCGTAGATCCTACCTCGGAAAGTCAGCATCCGGCGGACGCCCGGCACAATGTTGTCAGGGTCGTAGCCGGTCTCCTTCATGAAGTCGTCCAGCGGCGTCAGCACCCCGCGGATCGCATACCCGGCGAACTCATCCGCCCAGACCGCCGAGCAGACGTCCGGCGTGCTCCCCCCGGCGAAGGCGATCCGTACCTTCTGGTAGGAGCCGGCGATGCTGAGAATCTTGACCTCGATGTTCGGGTGCTCGCGGTTGAAGCGCTCGACGATCCGCTTCTGAGTCGCGAGTTCGTCGCCTGTCCAGCCGGTCCAGTAGTGGATGACGACCTTCCCGTCGGCCTCCTGCCGGCCTGGACTGTAGAACAGCCCCGCGATCAGGGCAAGTAGTATAAGGACAGGAACATAGGCGAATCTGGGCATATCATACTCTTACCCGGCGAAGCGGCGCAGACCTTCTTCCCGGGCAGTGCGCATGGCTTTATCGAACTCCTCATCGGTGACCGGGCGGCCGATGTCCGGCCGTCCGACAGCCTCGAACGCAGGCCGGTACTGGTCCATCACGTTGACGTATGTATCTCTGCTGATCTCGGCCGCCAGGAAATGCATGACCTCCCGCGTGCCTGCGAGGTTATCGGGGAGTACCAGGTGCCGCACAATAAATCCGTACTCCGCGATTCCACGCTCGTCGAGGTGGAGATCGCCGACTTGCCGATGCATCTCCCGTAGCGCCTCGCGGCTGCGCTCCCAATAGTCCGGAACGCCGGAAAGCTCCAAGCCGATCTCGTTGTTTCCGTACTTGGCGTCGGGCATGTAGATGTCGACGATACCTTCGAGAATCGCCAGCGCCTGCACCGGCTCGTATCCGCCGCAATTGTAGACGATCGGGATGTCGAGTCCCGCGATGGCGGCGATCTCCAGCGCTGCGAGGATGACCGGCAGCTGGTGGGTCGGCGTCACAAGGTTGATGTTGTGGCACCCCTGGCGGGCGAGGGAGAGCATCATGTCGGCGAGGTCCTCGATGCCCACTTCGCGGCCGGCATTACCTTGGCTGATCTCGCAGTTCTGGCAGAAGACGCAGGACAGACTGCATCCGCCGAAGAAGATCGTCCCGGAGCCGTTCCGGCCGACGAGAGGGGGCTCCTCGCCGAAGTGCGCGCCGTAGCTGGCGACAACGGGATTCGGCCCGGTTCGACATGCGCCAAGCTGTCCCGAGACCCTGTCCGCACAGCAGTTTCGTGGACAGAGTCCGCATTCCGGGGACATCAGCCGGTAGGCCTCTTCCACGCGCTCGTGGAACTCACCGGTCCTGTGCAGTTCTCGATAGGAAGGTTCGATCATCGTTGGTGCGGCCACTGTATCTCAGGTTAGGTCGGACGCCTCGAGCGCAGCCAGGATCTCGGGCGTCCCCACATCTGACCAGAAACCCTGCACCGGCATCCAGCGGACGTCCTTGCCCTGGCCCAGCAGGAGTTCCACGCCGGCCGTGAACTCGATCTCACCGCGTGGGGAGAGTCCGCACACCTTCATCGCCTCGATCACGGCGGTTGTGCAGACGAAGAGGCCGGCCTGGTTCCAGTTCGACTTCGCGGTTCCCGGCGCCGGCTTCTCGACGATCCGCACGATCCGGTCGCCCTCCACCTCGTTGGATGACCCGGCGCAGGGGTCGTCCATCCAGTTCAGGCTGCTGATGAGATCGCATGGATATCGAGCGTACAACTCCCGCAGGCGACGGTAGTTGTGCGATTCCATCAACACGTCGCCCCAGAGGAGCATAAACGGCTCGTCGCCTACCCATGGCTCGGCCGAGAGAAGCGCGCTTCCGGTCCCCATCGGACCGGTCTGCTCTACGTACGAGACTCGCATGCCGAGCTTAGACCCGTCGCCGAAGTATTCCGCGATCTTCTCGCCAAGGTACTTCACGACGATCAGCACGTCCTTGACGCCGGCGTCTTTCAGTCCGAGCAGGATGTGCTCGAGTATCGGGCGTCCGTGGAGTAGGAGCAGCGGCTTCGGCGTGTCGGCCGTGAGCGGCATCATGCGGTTCCCACGACCGGCGGCGACGATGACTGCCTTCATTCGTCGGCCCTCGCGCCTGTGTCGATCGCCAGCTTGTACGCCTTCCCGCCCTCGCGTTCGAGCGCCTCGGCGGCTTCATCCTCCGCTCCCGGTGCGTAGACGAACATGCAACCGCCACCGCCCGAGCCGTTGATCTTCCCGCCGAGTGCCCCTGCGTCCATCGCCGCGTCGAGCATCGCGTCGATCTTAGGGGTCGAGACGCCGATGCCGTCGCGCAGTTGCTCGTGGTGCTTGTAGAGCAGGCAGCCGAGTTCCGGCGGATTGACGATGCGTGAGCGGAGCATCTTCATTGCCTCGACCGTGATGTCGCGGTTGATGAGATTCGCCCGGACCTTCCGCCTGACGGCTTCGGGCGTGCGGTCGAGCAGTTCCCACACCTCATCATTTGGCGTCGTGTGAAGGTCGAAGCGAGGGTACGCCTTTGCCAGGAAATCGAGGCCAATGCGAACATCGTTCCTCGAGCCACCAAGCGTGCCGAGGGTATCCTTCTTCTGGAGTGAGTCGCCGAGGATGAAACCATCGAGCCTGATCGGCAGGTGCTCTGCCTTGAAGGGCGGCCGGCAGTCTACGTAGATGAACCCACCCAGCGCCGCGGCGAAGTGGTCCATCATGCCGCCCGGCTCGCCGAACTCCAAGACCTCCGCCTGGTGTGCCAGTCTCGCAAGATCGTCCGGGCTGGAGACCGAAGCTTTCGCAGCTTCCTGCAGGAATCGAAGCCACGCGACGATCATCGCCGAAGAGCTGGAGACCCCGGCATTGATCGGAATGGTGCTTCGGAAGGTGCAGTCCCAGCCCTGGGTCATCTGCCATCCGGTCCGGCGCAGGACGTTGATGCACGAGCGGAGATAGTCCCGCTTCACGGTGTACGCCAGTTCGCCCGAGAGATCGATGCTTTGCTTCTCGCCAACGTCCGGCATTTCGATCTCGATGCGAGAGTCATATCGCGGCGTGCCTTCAATGTGGAAGCGAAGGTTGATCGCCGCCGCGACGACCGGCAGCCCCAGGAAGTCCTGATGCTCGCCGAACAAGCAGATGCGGCCGGGAGCAGATACTTTCAAAACCATTTATTACTTAACCTCTCCGGAGAACACGATCTTGCCGAACCGAATCGGCGTGTGGAACGAGCCGTAGGTCGGCGACCAGCACATGTTTTGCCCCTTCGGATCGGCGGTGAACCGATTCCGGCAGAAGTTCGCCCGCCAGACGGCCCCCAGAGCCGGAGTATCCGATCCGATGTCGGCGAACGGGATTGCGATCTCCGCCGTCCAACTGCCAGGTCCCACAGTCGTGCCGGCCTGCCATCCCGGGCTGAAGGCAGTCTCATACCCCTTCGCTTCGTACTTCACGCCAAGGGTATTCAGCGCGAACTGATAGTAGTCGGCGGATTCCGGATCCGCGCTGACGAAGATGTCTGCGGAATCCTCAAAAAACACGTGGCCGTCACGATTGCGTACCTCGGCCTTGATGTCTTTGGTGTCGGGTTCGGCGCACAGGTAACTGACGTACAGGTTCGACCGATCGTAGGCCAGTCGCACTTCCGTAGGTTGTGAAGCCGTGCCGCCGCTGGACGAGTAGTCGAGGTGTATGACGGATGCATTCTGCCAGACCGCATCGTCGAGCTTCCCGTCAATGACCGGTGCCGAAGACATGAGTGGGATCTGCGCGCATGGAAGCGGAGCGATCCCTTCGATGACGGGCACGGGCGCCGGAGTCGGTGCGACGTAGCCGACCTCCCGTCTCATGTAGGATGCGTAGGACTCAAGGTTTCTGGCGGCGCCGCGCGCGGCGTCCGATCCTTCAGGAGTCCTCTCCGCGTATTCAAGGAGCAGTCGCGCCTTGTCCGCGGGGCTTCTGAACGGCAGATCGGCCCTTGCCGCCGTCGGCCCTTCTCGCAGCAACCGCAGATGCACTTCCTTGAGGTAGGCGGTGGCGAAGATCGTGAAGCCGTTAACCGGTGCTTCCCGCGCGATGGCGATCTGCTCCAGCATCGTCTGAGGACTCTTGTGCATGTAGATGCCGATTCCAGGCGCAAGCAGCGTCGTCTCGCCGAGTTTGTCGCGTGAATCCGATACCCTGAGCGCGAAGTTCAAGTTGTTGGCCGTGTAGTCCATCGGCGCTAGGTAGTCCACCCACTTGTTCGCGGCCCAGTGAGCCCAGTTCTGGAGATGATTCTTGCGCGCCTGTTCCGGAAACGATGCCACCGCAGCCGTCACCATCAGGCTTGGGCGGACTCTCCGCAGCTCGCGGGCGACCAGCGCGACAAAAGAGTCTATACGATCCTCGCGCCACTGGTGCCAGTCCGCGGCGGCCTGTGTGAACGGCTGTATCTCCACCGGGTCAACGCCGTATGCCGCCATGAATCTCGAGCGCGCGTACGGCTCATAGCCTTGATCGGGCGTCGGATAGCGCACGTAGTCGAGCTGTAGGCCGTCTACGTCATACTTCTCGACGAGTTCGACATAGGCGTTAAGGAGCAGTCGGCGGACCGCCGGAACGGATGGAGAGAGCCAGTAGCTCCCGCTCTCCGACTGCTCGCCGCCCTTGCTGTCCTGCATAGCCCACTCGGGATGCCGCGCGAGAATGCCGCCCATGTCGTCCTTGTTGCCGGTACGGAACACCCATACCCACGGGTGCACCTCAATGCCGTGCCTGTGAGCCTCTTCCAGCAAGATGCCGAGCATATCAACCCCGGGGTAGAGGTCCTTCTGAGGAAGATATGTGCTCGGGTAGGACGAGTAGCCGTTGAAGATCACCTCGGGATGGACGAGGTTGATTCCTGCTCGGGCGTAGGATCGGATCATCTCCCGGATGCCCTGCTCGGTCGTGGGAATGCTTTTCCGGTCCATCCACACCCCGCGAATCTCGACCGGCCACGAGAGGACGTCGCTTCGGGCGAGGACGGGCGTTACCAGGCTCATGAATGCCAGAAACAATACCAAGTAGCCGGTAACCGGTGATCGGTGCGTCAATCAGTCGTTCTCCAATCCGATATCAGGTGTACGTCGCCGATTATCCGTAGACTGCTTCCACTGCGGCACGCGCGACGTCCGGCTTGTTGCTGATAATCCCGTCAACGCCCATCAGGACGCACTCCTTCGCTCGTTCGAAGTCATCGACCGTCCACACCCAGACCCTGATCCCTCTGCGCTTCGACGCCTTGACCAACTCGGGGCTCAACCCGCCCTGGTTGACCCCGATCATATCCGCGTGGAAGTCGAGAGCGTTGGCAACGAAGTCGGGAATCCGCGCGATTCTGTCCTCGGGCTGGGCGGCAACCAGGTACAGGAACGGCAGTCTCGGGTTTGCCTCCTTCACCGCGGCACCGTTCGCGCCGTCGAACGCGAATATCACGGTACGTTCAACCTGTCCGGCTTCCTCAACCAGGCGGACGACTTTCTCCGCGATGCCGCTTACCTTCAGCTCGATGCAGTATCCCGCGTTGCCGGGAATTGCTTCGAGCGCCTCCTGAAGAGTCGGTATCTTCTCCTCTGCGTACTCGGGGCCGAACCACGCGCCCGCGCTGGGAGCCTTGATCTCTGCCAGCGTAAGATCCGATATCTCGCCTGTCCCCTCGGTGCAACGATCGAGCGATTTGTCGTGCGAGACGACTATCACGCCGTCACTGGAGATGCGCACATCGTTCTCGATGAGGTCGAAACCCATGTCGGCCGCTTTTCGGAAAGCGGCGAGCGTGTTCTCGGGGGCGTATGCCGATGCCCCCCGGTGGGCGATGACCAGCGGCGCTCTCGGATCGTCGTGCTCCGTCGAGGATCTTCCGCGTGTCACAGCGCACAGGGCGGCGATAAGAATGATGGGCAGAGCGTAGAATGAGATGAAATCGTGCATCTGTGCCTCTCCGTGCCTTCTGATGCGTTCACTATATCAGCGCGTGCAAACGGGTGTCAATCGGGGGTCGGCCGCGAGAGGTCTCTGCGATTGCGATGCCGGGGGGAGGGGTGTAGCTGCCTGCCGTCGAAATGTAGTCGTGCAACAATACCAGCCGAGGTGAGCCGGTCGTGGTCGATTCCGAGTGTCCGAAGATCAACGTAGCGCTCCATGTCCATACTCTCTACTCGCCGTGCGCCGAGACGCGCCCTCGCGACGTGGAGGAGTACTGCCGTGAGAACAAAGTGGATGTGCTGGGCGTCACCGATCATGACAGCATATCCGGCGCGCTCGAACTTCAGGCCGTAGCTCCGGGCCTTCGCGTTATCGTTGGCGAGGAGATCAAGACACGGCAGGGTGAGATCGTCGGCCTGTTTCTGAAGCACGAGATCGAACCGGGGCTTGACGCCGTCGAAACCTGCGAACTTATCAAGCGTCAGGGCGGCCTCGTCTACGTCCCGCATCCTTTCGACCCGTTCAAGATCAACCGCCTCAAGAAGCCCGTCCTGCTGGAACTGCTTGACATGGTGGACATAATCGAGGTGTATAACGCGAAGCTGATCACGCCGTTCTTCAACATCTCCGCCAGGCGCTTCGCGGAGAAGCACTGCAAGGTTGGGGCAGCCGGCAGCGATTCCCACTATCTGTCCGCCATTGACATCTGTGTGAACGAGATGGATGACTTCGGCACACCGGAGGAGTTCCTTCGCAGCCTCGCAAAGGGACGTCTGGTAACCAGGCGAAGCGGCGTGCTCAGGGCGTGGTACGTGGGTCTCAAGAACGTTGTGGTCGGCGAGGGCCACCACGTCAAACGCTTCGGCCGCCGCTGACGAAGCGATAGGCCCCTCTCCTTTGGCCGTCCCGAATCCAAGTCCGCGGAGAGGCTATAATCGACGGTGACGCCGCCTGTGTCAATCTTCTGACCGCTAGCTATCTCGGCGCTGTGGCCCACACCGCGACATCTCCGCTCCTGAGCGGGCCGCCTGCCTCGTAGAAGAAGGTAGGCATCTCGGTTGCGTTCGTGAGCGTCTGAGCGGCGATGCGGAAGTGATCCGGGAGCAGCGACGCCGAGTCCGGTCTGGCGTTGTCAACGACCTGCATCTTCACGAGTGCGGGGCGTCCGTTCAGCGTGCCTCTTCCCGCCATGAATGCGGTGTTGTCCTTGACCTCGAATGTGTCAATCCGAGCGACCGATATCTGCACCCTGGGGCGGATCGTAGTCGAGACAGGCTCGCACTCGGCGTAGGCAATGCTGCCCTCCGGAACGTCGCCGATTCTGTCGGCCGCGAACTTGAACCGCCCGAGGCTCCTGCCGACCGCTATCGTTCCCGCGCCCCGGGCGTGCAGGTCGGGCGGAGGAGGTGCGCTGAACACCACCAGATCGCCCTTGACGACGCCTCCGGCTCTCTCGAGTATTACTGTGAGAGGTCCCTGCGGCTTGGCGACGATGTGGAACCAGTCGCCGCTCGGAGTGTCGTCGAGAACTTCGATCATTAGGTCGGCGGGCATTCCGTTCCAGGTGCCGACGGCCCTCACGACGGCGAAGTTGCCGGTGATCGTCATTTCGGTGACGAGCCTGGTGGTGATGAAAGAGGTGCGTCGCCCGGCGGCGTCGGCCTCCGAGTAGCGGAATCCGCCGTAGAGCGCGCCGCCCGCTCTCCAGACGTTGACATCGAACGCGCCGATGCCCTTATCGAAAACAGGGATCGCTCCACTTCCCCTGACCCCGGCCTCGGGCGGAGGAACGACATCAGTGGACTGAGCGAGTGCCGCACCGCATCCCAGCGCGGTCAATGCCGCCAGCAAGACTAGGAGTATGCGCTTTTCCATCTTTCATGCCTCCTGTGCAAGCGAAGTTTTCCGTTCAGAGGGGCAATAGACTCTAATGTTACAGCAACATCAACCATGTATCATTACCCTTCATGGGAGGGATTCAAACCCCCGCCGGCAAATATCGTATAATGTCTGCGTGAGAGATCAACTCGGGGAGGTGTTGCATGAGTCTGCGTTACTTTTCTTGTCTTGTCGTCTTGTGCTGCGCTAGTGCGGCCGTGCCCGTGTCTTCTTGGGCCGAGAGCGCGGCGCTTCCGGTATACCCGGGCAGCGAGGTAGAGTTGGAACTCAACCTCACTCAGAACGATTTCCTGCCCGTCATCAAGCAGTGGATCGGCCTCGCCCCCGCGATGCTCGCGGGCGCTCTGAGCCAGGGCACTGTCAACGGGCCCGATCGTTCGGGCGATAGCGGCGATGGTGCTGCCGTGAATCCGCTGGCCGGGCTGATGACCGAGGAGATGGTCAAGGAGATTCAGGAGGTCATGGCAGGACTCGAACAAGTGTCGGTGATAGCGTACAGGCATCCTAAGGGAGCCACACCGGACCGGATCGCCGACATGTACATGCAGAAGCTGGGTCTCAGCAAGGGATGGCAGCAGACTCTGCGTGTCAGCCAGAGAGAGGCCGCAGTGAGGCTCTATGTCAAACCCGACCTCTCGGCGATGTTCGGAACGGTGGTAAGCGACGGCCGGGTGGCCGCTCTCCGCACCGATGGCAAGGTGGACTTCGCGAAGCTCGGCGCACTTGCCGCGAAGTACTTGCCCGCCGTGATGAGCCTCAAGTCTGGCACGGAGAACAGCGTTCCCGATGAACCGGTAGACGAGCAGGGTGGGCTGAACGGAGAGTCGAGTAAGTAGGCCGGGCTGTCCCAACCCAGCGAGTGTTTGCGGGGAGGTCGCTATCGGCCTCCCTGTTGCCCAAGGAGAGAGCTTCTATGAAACAGGACAGGAGTTTTTCCAGGCGCGATTTCATCAAGGGGTCAGCGGCGGCGATCGGGCTCGGAATCATCGGTGCGGGACCCTCGATGGCCGCGCCGAGAGTTCTGGGGGCTAACGATCGAATACTGATCGGCGTGATCGGATGCGGCGGCAAGGGCACGGACCATCTCAGAAAGCTGGTTGAGAAGTCCAAAGATCCGGCTGCGAGGATCGCAGTGGTAGCCGTGTGCGACATCTACGAGCCAAGGAAGGATCGGGGAAAGCGCACTTGCGGCGGCGACGTCTATCACGAGTACCGCAAGCTGCTTGAACGCAGCGACCTCGACGCCGTAGTCATCGCCACGCCCGACCACTGGCACGCGCGCATGGCGACGGATGCGATGGAAGCCGGCAAAGACGTCTATCTCGAAAAGCCGATGACCTACACCTGGGAGGAAGCTCGGGAGTTGGTGGGCGTTGTCAAACAAACGGGCCGGGTCCTGCAGGTAGGCGCTCAGTCGTGCTCGGACGACCGGTGGTGGAAGGCGAACAAGCTCATCCGAGACGGCGCGATCGGCAAGGTCCTGTGGACTACCGGAAGCTTCAGCCGGAACTCCACCCGGGGTGAGTGGAACTATCCGATTGACGAGGGGGCGAACGCGGATAACCTCGACTGGAAGGCGTTCCTCGGCTCCGCGCCCAAGAGATCGTTTGATGTCGAGAGGTTCTTCCGATGGCGCAAGTACTGGGACTACTCGGGGGGAATCGCGACCGACCTCTTCTATCATGTACTCTCCCACTTGCAGATTGCGCTCGGTCCCGAGTTCCCGAAGCGAGTCTCGGCGGGCGGCGGCATCTACGTCCAGCACGACCGCGATGTGCCCGATACGTTCCACATGATCATAGATTATCCCAGCGATCATTCGGTTGTGCTCTGTTCCTCGATGGCGAACCGACAGG
This window of the Armatimonadota bacterium genome carries:
- a CDS encoding Gfo/Idh/MocA family oxidoreductase, whose protein sequence is MKQDRSFSRRDFIKGSAAAIGLGIIGAGPSMAAPRVLGANDRILIGVIGCGGKGTDHLRKLVEKSKDPAARIAVVAVCDIYEPRKDRGKRTCGGDVYHEYRKLLERSDLDAVVIATPDHWHARMATDAMEAGKDVYLEKPMTYTWEEARELVGVVKQTGRVLQVGAQSCSDDRWWKANKLIRDGAIGKVLWTTGSFSRNSTRGEWNYPIDEGANADNLDWKAFLGSAPKRSFDVERFFRWRKYWDYSGGIATDLFYHVLSHLQIALGPEFPKRVSAGGGIYVQHDRDVPDTFHMIIDYPSDHSVVLCSSMANRQAIPELIRGHEATMYFEGPGVVVRPEEEFADRRQEISVALEPRLGHMENWLDCIRTRNRPHLDVETAYRTMVAIGLGVQSYRKERVMKFDPEKQRVV
- a CDS encoding family 10 glycosylhydrolase — protein: MTHRSPVTGYLVLFLAFMSLVTPVLARSDVLSWPVEIRGVWMDRKSIPTTEQGIREMIRSYARAGINLVHPEVIFNGYSSYPSTYLPQKDLYPGVDMLGILLEEAHRHGIEVHPWVWVFRTGNKDDMGGILARHPEWAMQDSKGGEQSESGSYWLSPSVPAVRRLLLNAYVELVEKYDVDGLQLDYVRYPTPDQGYEPYARSRFMAAYGVDPVEIQPFTQAAADWHQWREDRIDSFVALVARELRRVRPSLMVTAAVASFPEQARKNHLQNWAHWAANKWVDYLAPMDYTANNLNFALRVSDSRDKLGETTLLAPGIGIYMHKSPQTMLEQIAIAREAPVNGFTIFATAYLKEVHLRLLREGPTAARADLPFRSPADKARLLLEYAERTPEGSDAARGAARNLESYASYMRREVGYVAPTPAPVPVIEGIAPLPCAQIPLMSSAPVIDGKLDDAVWQNASVIHLDYSSSGGTASQPTEVRLAYDRSNLYVSYLCAEPDTKDIKAEVRNRDGHVFFEDSADIFVSADPESADYYQFALNTLGVKYEAKGYETAFSPGWQAGTTVGPGSWTAEIAIPFADIGSDTPALGAVWRANFCRNRFTADPKGQNMCWSPTYGSFHTPIRFGKIVFSGEVK
- a CDS encoding NTP transferase domain-containing protein, with the translated sequence MKAVIVAAGRGNRMMPLTADTPKPLLLLHGRPILEHILLGLKDAGVKDVLIVVKYLGEKIAEYFGDGSKLGMRVSYVEQTGPMGTGSALLSAEPWVGDEPFMLLWGDVLMESHNYRRLRELYARYPCDLISSLNWMDDPCAGSSNEVEGDRIVRIVEKPAPGTAKSNWNQAGLFVCTTAVIEAMKVCGLSPRGEIEFTAGVELLLGQGKDVRWMPVQGFWSDVGTPEILAALEASDLT
- a CDS encoding GHMP kinase; this encodes MVLKVSAPGRICLFGEHQDFLGLPVVAAAINLRFHIEGTPRYDSRIEIEMPDVGEKQSIDLSGELAYTVKRDYLRSCINVLRRTGWQMTQGWDCTFRSTIPINAGVSSSSAMIVAWLRFLQEAAKASVSSPDDLARLAHQAEVLEFGEPGGMMDHFAAALGGFIYVDCRPPFKAEHLPIRLDGFILGDSLQKKDTLGTLGGSRNDVRIGLDFLAKAYPRFDLHTTPNDEVWELLDRTPEAVRRKVRANLINRDITVEAMKMLRSRIVNPPELGCLLYKHHEQLRDGIGVSTPKIDAMLDAAMDAGALGGKINGSGGGGCMFVYAPGAEDEAAEALEREGGKAYKLAIDTGARADE
- a CDS encoding ABC transporter substrate-binding protein, which produces MPRFAYVPVLILLALIAGLFYSPGRQEADGKVVIHYWTGWTGDELATQKRIVERFNREHPNIEVKILSIAGSYQKVRIAFAGGSTPDVCSAVWADEFAGYAIRGVLTPLDDFMKETGYDPDNIVPGVRRMLTFRGRIYGLVATTNAHFIAYNKSIFRECGLDPDDPPDTIPELDHAAEKTTLYDNKGNFTRYGLRPTGLVWWAYVFGGQWYDEKTGRITANHPKNVEALRWMMSYAEKYDITKMETFEQTFGNRSTVSGPFFVGKTSMWPAGEWARTHIRRYAPDLEWGWFPAPAPPGGRKNACTVGGSVFVIPSACKHKREAWEFLQYICGHDAVKEFCLDISNMAPLKSVAAEPEFANDPLYSFAMTLAGGENAFGPPPVPIWPRYASEIARAEDYALHGHRDPKALLDDVTLRMQKELNQTLKEFDGN
- a CDS encoding glycerophosphodiester phosphodiesterase, whose translation is MHDFISFYALPIILIAALCAVTRGRSSTEHDDPRAPLVIAHRGASAYAPENTLAAFRKAADMGFDLIENDVRISSDGVIVVSHDKSLDRCTEGTGEISDLTLAEIKAPSAGAWFGPEYAEEKIPTLQEALEAIPGNAGYCIELKVSGIAEKVVRLVEEAGQVERTVIFAFDGANGAAVKEANPRLPFLYLVAAQPEDRIARIPDFVANALDFHADMIGVNQGGLSPELVKASKRRGIRVWVWTVDDFERAKECVLMGVDGIISNKPDVARAAVEAVYG
- a CDS encoding radical SAM protein, with translation MIEPSYRELHRTGEFHERVEEAYRLMSPECGLCPRNCCADRVSGQLGACRTGPNPVVASYGAHFGEEPPLVGRNGSGTIFFGGCSLSCVFCQNCEISQGNAGREVGIEDLADMMLSLARQGCHNINLVTPTHQLPVILAALEIAAIAGLDIPIVYNCGGYEPVQALAILEGIVDIYMPDAKYGNNEIGLELSGVPDYWERSREALREMHRQVGDLHLDERGIAEYGFIVRHLVLPDNLAGTREVMHFLAAEISRDTYVNVMDQYRPAFEAVGRPDIGRPVTDEEFDKAMRTAREEGLRRFAG
- a CDS encoding PHP domain-containing protein, with the protein product MVDSECPKINVALHVHTLYSPCAETRPRDVEEYCRENKVDVLGVTDHDSISGALELQAVAPGLRVIVGEEIKTRQGEIVGLFLKHEIEPGLDAVETCELIKRQGGLVYVPHPFDPFKINRLKKPVLLELLDMVDIIEVYNAKLITPFFNISARRFAEKHCKVGAAGSDSHYLSAIDICVNEMDDFGTPEEFLRSLAKGRLVTRRSGVLRAWYVGLKNVVVGEGHHVKRFGRR